One Prosthecobacter sp. SYSU 5D2 DNA window includes the following coding sequences:
- a CDS encoding acetylxylan esterase, which produces MIRSLLFLAIAFPLAAQTAPKPAYSLKAVTGRPKAVYEVGETVRFDLEVTEQGKSLSHGKVICILSKDGVEPKREETVEIKNGKASITGTLDEPGFLLMRFSLPGQKEFAQAGAAFSPLKIQPSLPVPDDFDAFWTAQKAALAKVEMKSTLTPVKSTVANVDAFDAQITCLGAPVSGYYGRPKEAKAKSCPAILFVHGAGVGGSSMGILSWSAREGGMLAMDINAHGLPNGKPTEFYDEQAAGALLNYRYQGRDDREKNYFKSMFLRVIRALDFLTAQPEWDGKTLIVYGSSQGGFQAFAAAGLDERVTFFCAGVPAGCDHTGSVVGRINGWPKLVTHIEGKPVEAELQTARYFDNVNFASRAKCQGAAITVGFIDTVCPPTSVYAAYNALTVPKSILTMPLTGHKSSPEASKFMTEAALTHVRAMRGQ; this is translated from the coding sequence ATGATCCGCAGCCTCTTATTTCTAGCCATCGCCTTCCCACTGGCCGCCCAGACGGCCCCAAAGCCGGCTTATTCCTTGAAAGCCGTGACCGGCCGGCCAAAGGCTGTTTACGAGGTGGGAGAGACTGTCCGGTTTGATCTGGAAGTAACTGAACAAGGAAAATCTTTATCCCATGGCAAGGTCATCTGCATTCTGTCCAAAGATGGCGTGGAGCCGAAGCGGGAAGAAACGGTGGAAATCAAGAATGGCAAAGCCAGCATCACAGGCACTCTGGATGAGCCGGGTTTTTTGCTGATGCGATTCAGCCTGCCAGGCCAGAAAGAATTCGCCCAGGCCGGGGCCGCCTTCAGCCCGCTGAAGATCCAGCCCAGCCTGCCCGTGCCGGACGATTTTGACGCCTTTTGGACCGCCCAAAAAGCCGCGCTGGCCAAGGTGGAGATGAAATCCACTCTCACTCCAGTGAAAAGCACGGTGGCCAATGTGGATGCCTTTGATGCGCAGATCACCTGCTTGGGAGCTCCGGTGTCCGGCTATTATGGCAGGCCGAAGGAGGCGAAGGCCAAAAGCTGTCCGGCCATTTTATTCGTCCATGGCGCAGGTGTGGGCGGCTCCAGCATGGGAATTTTGTCGTGGTCTGCGCGTGAAGGCGGCATGCTGGCCATGGACATCAATGCGCACGGCCTGCCTAACGGCAAGCCCACAGAATTTTATGACGAACAGGCGGCCGGTGCCCTGCTGAACTACCGATATCAGGGCCGGGATGACCGCGAGAAAAACTACTTCAAAAGCATGTTCCTGCGCGTGATCCGCGCGCTGGATTTCCTGACGGCGCAGCCGGAGTGGGATGGCAAGACGCTCATCGTCTATGGCAGCAGCCAGGGCGGCTTTCAGGCCTTCGCCGCCGCCGGGCTGGACGAGCGCGTCACCTTCTTCTGTGCCGGCGTGCCCGCCGGCTGCGATCACACGGGCAGCGTCGTGGGCCGCATCAATGGCTGGCCCAAGTTAGTCACCCACATCGAAGGCAAACCGGTGGAGGCCGAGCTGCAAACTGCTCGTTACTTTGACAATGTGAACTTCGCCAGCCGCGCCAAGTGCCAGGGTGCGGCGATTACTGTGGGATTCATTGACACCGTCTGCCCGCCCACCAGCGTTTATGCCGCCTACAATGCGCTGACGGTGCCCAAAAGCATCCTCACCATGCCGCTGACGGGCCACAAAAGCAGCCCTGAGGCCAGCAAGTTCATGACCGAGGCCGCACTCACTCACGTGCGGGCCATGCGCGGCCAGTGA